Proteins from a single region of Terriglobia bacterium:
- a CDS encoding AAA family ATPase has translation MLTQRQIFEFDNFRVDTGQFILTKAGRSTPITPTVFKILVALLERAGEIVTKEQLMKQVWPDSFVEEGNLNRNISTLRKALGERPKDHKYVETVPKTGYRFIATVRSSLYEQAAAASRTVDSGTLHHVVGRDEEKKQLRSAYDLARDGHGGVVAVSGDVGLGKTALVDVFLQDLIKDGETFHLARSRCSESLIEVEPFMPWIEALSAIAKTPSIAGIMQNTAPTWHREISHTGSGCARRMKRELLDFCSELPPAHPLVVVIDDFQFSDNGSVDLLTFLATRLESTHTLVIICYRLVEMKIRSHPFLGARSDLLSRGVCAEIQLPFLGRKDIEQHMAQNPEEGKATDEYLEFVHAKTEGNPLFVRELLRHRDSRSGVIHNLIEAKLSRLDDTHRQLLVTASVQGREFDSAVLAMSMHLNPQDVEESFHELHDVHGLVNPIREEQLADGRFTVRYRFVYAFCQEACYASLAPTRKAALSAALAEAFLTYYGN, from the coding sequence ATGCTGACGCAAAGACAAATCTTTGAATTCGACAATTTTCGTGTAGACACCGGACAGTTCATTCTGACAAAAGCCGGCCGCAGTACACCGATCACCCCAACCGTTTTCAAGATTCTGGTGGCGCTGCTGGAGCGTGCCGGCGAAATAGTGACAAAAGAACAGTTAATGAAACAGGTTTGGCCGGACAGCTTCGTTGAAGAAGGCAATTTGAACCGGAACATCTCGACGCTCCGTAAAGCCCTGGGAGAACGGCCCAAGGATCACAAATACGTCGAAACGGTTCCCAAAACCGGTTACCGATTCATCGCGACTGTCCGATCCAGCCTCTATGAACAGGCGGCTGCGGCGTCTCGTACGGTGGATAGCGGAACGCTTCACCACGTTGTCGGCCGCGACGAGGAAAAAAAGCAACTGCGCAGCGCCTATGATCTGGCGCGCGACGGACATGGCGGCGTCGTGGCGGTATCCGGAGATGTCGGCCTGGGTAAAACCGCTCTCGTCGACGTCTTTCTGCAGGACCTCATTAAAGACGGCGAGACCTTTCATCTGGCGCGCAGCCGGTGTTCGGAATCGCTCATCGAAGTCGAACCGTTCATGCCGTGGATCGAGGCACTCAGCGCGATCGCAAAGACGCCTTCCATCGCCGGGATTATGCAAAACACGGCGCCCACCTGGCATCGCGAGATCTCACATACGGGTTCCGGCTGCGCCCGGAGGATGAAGCGCGAACTGCTCGATTTCTGCAGCGAGCTTCCGCCGGCTCATCCGCTGGTTGTGGTGATCGACGATTTCCAGTTTTCGGACAACGGCTCGGTGGACTTACTGACTTTTCTGGCGACACGTTTGGAGTCAACCCACACTCTGGTCATCATCTGCTACAGGCTGGTTGAAATGAAGATCCGGAGCCATCCGTTCCTGGGGGCACGGTCCGATTTACTCAGCCGCGGCGTGTGCGCCGAGATCCAATTACCGTTCCTGGGCCGCAAAGATATTGAACAACACATGGCTCAGAACCCGGAAGAAGGAAAAGCCACGGACGAGTACCTGGAGTTCGTTCACGCGAAGACGGAAGGCAATCCCCTGTTCGTTCGCGAACTGTTGCGTCATCGTGACAGCCGGAGCGGAGTGATTCACAACCTCATCGAAGCGAAACTGAGCCGGTTGGACGACACCCACCGGCAATTGCTGGTAACGGCCAGCGTGCAGGGCCGCGAATTCGATTCGGCCGTCCTGGCGATGTCCATGCATCTGAATCCGCAAGACGTTGAAGAAAGCTTTCATGAACTGCACGATGTTCACGGACTCGTCAATCCGATCCGTGAAGAGCAACTGGCCGACGGCAGGTTTACGGTGCGCTACCGCTTCGTCTATGCGTTCTGCCAGGAAGCCTGTTACGCATCTCTGGCCCCGACGCGCAAGGCGGCTCTGAGTGCAGCGCTGGCAGAGGCGTTCCTGACCTACTACGGAAACTGA
- the thiD gene encoding bifunctional hydroxymethylpyrimidine kinase/phosphomethylpyrimidine kinase encodes MLKIALTIAGSDPSGGAGIQADLKTFSQLRVYGMAVIAALTAQNTRGVFGVAEIEPDFLEQQLDAVLSDIPPGSAKTGMLLSTRSVEVVAQKLHEYRVRNVVVDPVMVSTSGARLLTSEAIQSFRRLLLPLACVITPNLDEARELTGKPVDNIEDMEEAALRIHGMGAVNVLIKGGHGRSEEVTDVLFDGEEFVHLRCPRIDARHTHGTGCVLSAAITAHLALGRSVREAVGLSKDLVTAAIRNGLGIGSGIGPCDPLSLGC; translated from the coding sequence ATGCTCAAGATTGCCCTCACGATTGCCGGTTCCGATCCGAGTGGCGGCGCCGGCATCCAGGCCGATCTGAAGACATTCTCGCAGTTGCGCGTTTACGGCATGGCCGTCATCGCCGCACTTACGGCGCAAAATACGCGGGGCGTCTTCGGCGTCGCGGAAATCGAGCCGGATTTTCTGGAGCAGCAATTGGACGCTGTCCTCTCCGATATCCCGCCGGGTTCCGCCAAAACCGGCATGTTACTGTCCACTCGATCGGTAGAGGTTGTGGCGCAGAAGCTTCACGAGTACCGGGTCCGGAACGTGGTTGTCGATCCGGTAATGGTGTCCACCTCGGGCGCCCGCCTGTTGACGTCCGAGGCGATCCAATCTTTCCGGCGGCTGCTTTTACCATTGGCCTGTGTGATAACTCCGAACCTCGATGAGGCAAGAGAACTCACAGGAAAGCCGGTGGACAACATCGAAGACATGGAGGAAGCCGCGCTCCGGATTCATGGAATGGGCGCGGTAAACGTTTTAATAAAAGGTGGGCATGGCCGCAGCGAAGAAGTTACCGATGTACTTTTCGATGGCGAAGAGTTCGTCCACCTTCGATGTCCACGGATCGACGCACGCCATACGCATGGCACCGGCTGCGTTTTATCGGCCGCAATCACCGCGCATCTCGCGTTGGGCCGATCGGTTCGGGAGGCTGTCGGGCTGAGCAAGGATCTGGTAACCGCAGCGATACGGAACGGTCTCGGCATCGGCAGCGGTATCGGGCCCTGCGACCCCCTGTCGCTCGGGTGCTGA
- a CDS encoding DUF4367 domain-containing protein — protein MFRAATFLLVFTAAAVAQTPPPGPPFDPLKHANPIVTYVETKDFRPLAPDKVKSEAGIDLLGLGQDEAKQDSLEIADGRYVKSMIILNFRTEVTFYPVIRQKFKMKDDGAEVVMYSFRFPKVALPQDFTQIVLNEASIQKKKKPAEMRFGGQNAETLSIRGVPALYFEKDGQITVYWQEDNVAHTVTANLPRNDLFGIIEDLL, from the coding sequence ATGTTTCGCGCCGCAACGTTTCTCCTGGTTTTCACGGCAGCGGCCGTCGCGCAGACGCCGCCGCCGGGCCCGCCATTCGATCCGCTCAAGCATGCCAATCCGATCGTCACCTATGTCGAAACGAAGGACTTCCGGCCGCTCGCTCCCGATAAGGTCAAGAGCGAGGCTGGAATCGACCTTCTGGGACTGGGTCAGGATGAAGCCAAACAGGATTCGCTCGAGATCGCCGACGGCCGGTATGTGAAGAGCATGATTATTTTGAACTTTCGCACCGAAGTGACCTTCTATCCGGTCATCCGGCAGAAGTTCAAAATGAAAGACGACGGCGCCGAGGTCGTGATGTACTCGTTCCGTTTTCCAAAGGTCGCTCTACCGCAAGACTTCACGCAAATCGTCCTGAACGAAGCTTCCATTCAAAAGAAGAAGAAGCCCGCAGAAATGCGGTTTGGCGGTCAGAACGCCGAGACTCTCAGCATTCGGGGCGTACCTGCTCTCTACTTCGAAAAGGACGGTCAGATCACTGTTTACTGGCAGGAAGACAACGTTGCTCATACCGTGACGGCGAACCTGCCGCGAAACGACCTGTTCGGTATTATCGAAGACCTGCTTTGA
- a CDS encoding glycoside hydrolase family 57 protein, which produces MSILVSFLWHMHQPFYKDPVRQSYVMPWAYLHGTKDYLGMPVLAEEFPEVHQTFNLVPSLVLQLEEYAKGKAQDASFDLAFKRAEELTPEERSMVLERFFPVPIRTMLQPFPRYFELYERRSDASRHSSFTDQDIRDVQMWWSLAWMDHDRRPADLVEKGRDFSESDKAGLRKLVQKTIRDIIPEYRRLQDKGSIEISTTPFYHPILPLLIDSKVDGNVPVDMHFPYDAREQLVRAQIFMKERFGKVPQGLWPSEGSVSNDVALLAASLGFRWMATDEGILAKSGVDLNWDNRRRLYHPYKRGAITLFFRDRPLSDSIGFQYMHSSAAEGAADLVRRLKEVPGGGHVLIALDGENPWDYYVNSGRDFLRRLFENIQKEPALEAVTLSEAVDRMPAEKLDWLAPGSWAGANFGIWIGHPEDHQAWSWIIRAREALMARKERTPREQWDLAYEELLVAEGSDWMWWFGNDFSSDNDAIFDSLFRQHIGNVFHLIGMPRPEGLDEPIKKNLEGRKLVMAPPPA; this is translated from the coding sequence ATGTCGATTCTCGTCTCATTTCTGTGGCACATGCACCAGCCTTTTTACAAGGATCCGGTGCGGCAAAGCTATGTCATGCCGTGGGCCTATCTCCACGGAACAAAGGACTATCTGGGAATGCCGGTCCTGGCCGAAGAATTCCCGGAAGTTCACCAGACCTTTAACCTGGTTCCTTCGCTCGTCCTGCAACTGGAAGAGTATGCAAAAGGAAAAGCCCAGGATGCATCGTTCGACCTGGCTTTCAAGCGGGCCGAGGAGCTGACTCCGGAAGAGCGGAGTATGGTGCTGGAACGTTTCTTTCCGGTCCCCATCCGGACCATGCTCCAGCCGTTTCCCCGATATTTTGAGCTTTATGAAAGGCGAAGCGACGCATCCCGGCACAGCTCATTCACAGACCAGGACATTCGCGATGTTCAAATGTGGTGGAGCCTCGCCTGGATGGATCATGACCGGCGGCCGGCGGATCTGGTGGAAAAGGGAAGAGACTTCAGCGAAAGCGACAAGGCCGGCCTGCGCAAGCTGGTTCAGAAAACGATCCGTGACATTATTCCGGAATACCGTCGGCTGCAGGATAAAGGTTCCATCGAGATTTCAACCACGCCGTTCTACCATCCGATTCTTCCTCTGCTGATCGACAGCAAAGTCGACGGCAACGTTCCTGTCGACATGCATTTTCCATATGATGCGCGAGAGCAGCTCGTCCGCGCGCAGATCTTCATGAAGGAACGATTCGGCAAGGTTCCGCAAGGGCTGTGGCCGTCCGAGGGTTCCGTGTCGAACGATGTGGCTCTGCTGGCGGCATCGCTGGGTTTCAGGTGGATGGCTACCGATGAGGGCATTCTTGCCAAGTCCGGCGTCGATCTCAATTGGGACAATCGCCGCCGGCTGTATCACCCCTATAAGCGTGGCGCCATCACGTTATTTTTCAGGGATCGTCCGCTCTCCGACTCGATAGGTTTTCAGTACATGCATTCCTCCGCCGCCGAAGGCGCGGCCGATCTGGTTCGACGATTGAAAGAAGTTCCCGGCGGCGGTCATGTGCTGATCGCATTGGACGGCGAAAATCCCTGGGACTACTACGTCAACAGTGGCCGTGACTTCCTGCGCCGCCTGTTCGAGAACATCCAGAAGGAGCCTGCTTTAGAGGCCGTAACGTTATCGGAAGCTGTGGACCGGATGCCTGCCGAAAAACTGGATTGGCTGGCGCCCGGCTCCTGGGCCGGAGCGAATTTCGGAATCTGGATCGGGCATCCCGAAGATCATCAGGCCTGGAGCTGGATTATCCGCGCCCGCGAAGCATTGATGGCGCGCAAGGAACGAACACCCCGGGAACAATGGGATCTGGCGTATGAGGAGCTGCTCGTCGCCGAAGGCAGCGATTGGATGTGGTGGTTCGGAAACGACTTCTCCAGCGACAACGACGCCATCTTCGACTCGCTTTTCAGACAGCACATCGGAAACGTCTTCCATTTGATCGGCATGCCGCGCCCCGAAGGCCTGGATGAGCCGATCAAGAAAAACCTGGAAGGCCGGAAGCTGGTGATGGCGCCTCCGCCAGCCTGA
- the lptF gene encoding LPS export ABC transporter permease LptF, with translation MKILDRYIFKEIFFPFVIALMALTFVAFLAFSREIGWLLELVVRQSATPSQIWALSTAILPNVLTFTIPMAVLVGILTGFGRMSSDSEAIAFRASGISMVRLLGPVLALGLLTFGANLAMTVRVGPQAAAHLRDLKYDIIARQATLDVKPRVFNESITNFVLYVQNIAREGFNWQGILLADMTQPGQTQITFAKSGTLTKDDEHHAFVLTLTNGSQHVVSPRVPNRYRYSTFETTTISLPMPEAPPKDKQTIRETSTQKLWSDMRAGTASYDEHVEFHRRFALPFACLVFTLAGLPLGVSTTRGSKSMGLVLSLMLMLVYYLTFIGGSRIADNAQFSPFLGAWLPNIAFAVLGIALIARSNREYENVLLSGLAGMMRWFSDWRKDFRARRQRVRGWTVSHHPKFFRLLDIYVLRGFWFFFALVLTVFVSLFILVTLFELLPDIVKNRVETSIVITYFIYLMPQILYYVVPLTVLLAILINLGTLTKANETLAMKAGAVSLYRMALPLLLMALGLSAAMYVLQDFMLPYANQRQDEYHNLIKGRPPQTYRDPQRTWIAGTDDRIYHYNYFDPNHDMFAGVSIFTFKPNTFELSEWLFATKGAWSGSSWKFDDGWIRRIGSGGAVDYEPFSSVDIRELDHPDYFKKEVPVPEQMTYPELKRYVTELEQSGFDVSSLTVDLHRKLSFPLVSFIMAIIGVPFSFTTGKKGAFYGIGLCLAVGIFYWSTFELFDKLGGINRLSPFIAAWFPNLIFGFGGVWMMLRVKT, from the coding sequence ATGAAAATCCTCGACCGTTACATCTTTAAGGAGATTTTCTTTCCGTTTGTCATCGCTCTGATGGCTTTGACATTCGTTGCTTTTCTCGCCTTTTCCCGCGAAATCGGATGGCTGCTCGAACTTGTCGTCCGGCAGTCCGCGACCCCTTCCCAAATCTGGGCCCTTTCAACAGCAATTCTACCGAACGTCTTAACTTTTACCATTCCGATGGCCGTGTTGGTAGGCATTTTGACGGGATTCGGCAGAATGTCGTCCGACAGCGAAGCGATCGCTTTCCGCGCCAGTGGTATCTCCATGGTCCGGCTGCTCGGTCCCGTGTTGGCGCTGGGACTTCTCACCTTTGGGGCAAACCTTGCCATGACCGTCCGGGTGGGCCCGCAGGCGGCCGCCCACCTGAGGGACCTCAAATACGACATCATCGCGAGACAGGCCACGCTTGACGTCAAACCAAGAGTCTTCAACGAAAGCATTACGAACTTCGTCCTCTACGTCCAGAACATTGCGCGCGAAGGATTCAACTGGCAAGGGATCCTCCTGGCGGATATGACTCAGCCGGGTCAGACGCAGATCACCTTTGCCAAGTCGGGCACTTTGACGAAGGATGACGAACATCACGCCTTCGTGCTGACGCTGACCAACGGCAGCCAGCATGTTGTTTCGCCACGGGTTCCGAACCGGTACCGCTACAGCACCTTTGAGACCACCACCATCTCGCTACCGATGCCGGAAGCGCCCCCAAAAGATAAGCAAACGATCCGCGAGACATCGACGCAAAAGCTCTGGAGTGATATGCGGGCGGGAACGGCGAGCTATGACGAACATGTCGAGTTTCACAGGCGTTTCGCCCTGCCTTTTGCCTGCCTCGTGTTCACCTTGGCCGGATTGCCGCTCGGCGTCTCGACGACGCGCGGAAGCAAGTCGATGGGACTCGTACTCAGCCTGATGCTGATGCTTGTCTACTACCTGACGTTTATCGGTGGAAGCCGCATTGCCGACAACGCGCAATTTTCGCCCTTCCTCGGAGCGTGGTTACCCAATATCGCCTTCGCTGTCCTTGGGATTGCCCTGATCGCGCGATCGAACCGCGAATACGAGAACGTGCTCTTGAGCGGTCTCGCCGGCATGATGCGATGGTTTTCTGACTGGCGTAAGGACTTTCGGGCCCGCCGCCAGCGGGTGAGAGGCTGGACCGTCTCGCATCATCCGAAATTTTTCCGGCTCCTGGACATTTACGTCCTTCGCGGCTTCTGGTTCTTTTTCGCGCTCGTTCTTACGGTTTTCGTTTCCCTTTTCATCCTGGTGACCTTGTTTGAGCTGCTTCCGGACATCGTCAAGAACCGTGTCGAGACTTCGATCGTCATCACGTATTTCATCTACCTGATGCCGCAGATCCTCTACTACGTGGTGCCGCTCACGGTTCTGCTTGCAATTCTGATTAATCTCGGCACGCTGACGAAAGCGAATGAAACGCTGGCGATGAAGGCGGGCGCGGTCAGCCTCTACCGGATGGCGCTGCCGCTTCTGTTGATGGCTCTGGGGCTGTCAGCCGCGATGTATGTCCTTCAGGATTTCATGCTGCCCTACGCCAACCAGCGACAGGACGAATATCACAATCTCATTAAGGGCCGCCCGCCGCAAACCTATCGCGACCCGCAGCGGACCTGGATTGCCGGCACCGACGATCGGATCTATCACTACAACTATTTCGACCCCAATCACGATATGTTTGCCGGCGTCTCCATCTTCACATTCAAGCCGAATACATTTGAGTTGAGCGAGTGGCTCTTTGCCACCAAAGGCGCATGGTCCGGTTCAAGCTGGAAGTTCGACGATGGATGGATCCGGCGGATCGGGTCCGGCGGCGCGGTCGATTACGAACCGTTCAGCAGCGTCGACATACGCGAACTGGATCATCCGGATTACTTCAAGAAAGAGGTTCCCGTCCCGGAACAGATGACCTATCCGGAATTGAAACGCTATGTCACCGAACTCGAACAAAGCGGCTTCGACGTCAGCAGCCTGACGGTCGATCTGCACCGGAAGCTGTCCTTTCCGCTAGTATCGTTCATCATGGCGATCATCGGGGTCCCGTTTTCGTTCACGACAGGCAAGAAGGGGGCTTTCTACGGTATCGGCCTCTGCCTCGCCGTCGGAATCTTCTACTGGTCGACCTTCGAGCTGTTCGACAAACTCGGCGGCATCAACCGGCTGTCCCCTTTCATCGCAGCGTGGTTTCCCAACCTGATCTTCGGCTTTGGCGGTGTCTGGATGATGCTGCGGGTCAAGACCTGA
- a CDS encoding GAF domain-containing SpoIIE family protein phosphatase has translation MTRPIPSHQDALRSIERLQRILEAAKLLNSTLDLAELTTIILRLIREEVGTERGTVFVTERGQRRIRSLVAQEVDGGDIVVPLGVGIAGAVAATGETINIPDAYNDPRFDSSFDAQLGFRTNDIYCMPIVNRVGEIVGVLELMNRAKPLTEEDEEFLAGVSVHVGLALENAQLHREIVEKRKMEQELVLAREIQQNFYPNIPASYGGVEICASSEMCEAVGGDYLGYFPMEDGRFLVLLGDVAGKGIGAALVMSSLHAACRALVRHVHAIEDVTAILNETFVETTGAGVFVTMLIMLVDPVGRRVHYIRAGHNPPLMVSGAGVTTLFDGGGAPPVGLFSRLKFKREISMVDTGAVLVVYTDGVSEAENEQDEQFGVDRLVEVVSSSRRSSASAIHENIRGALKEFVGDEPTHDDSTLIVLKFG, from the coding sequence ATGACTCGCCCCATCCCCTCTCATCAAGATGCGCTGAGAAGCATCGAGCGTCTGCAGCGGATTCTGGAAGCCGCGAAGCTTCTTAATTCGACGCTGGATCTCGCTGAGTTGACGACAATCATCCTGCGCCTCATCCGCGAAGAGGTGGGGACTGAACGCGGCACGGTTTTTGTCACGGAGCGCGGTCAGCGCCGTATCCGTTCTTTGGTGGCCCAGGAAGTCGACGGTGGGGACATCGTGGTGCCCCTTGGGGTTGGCATTGCCGGGGCCGTGGCCGCGACCGGCGAGACGATCAATATTCCGGACGCCTATAACGACCCCCGGTTCGACTCGAGTTTCGACGCCCAACTTGGATTCCGTACCAACGACATCTATTGCATGCCCATTGTGAATCGCGTCGGCGAGATTGTGGGCGTACTCGAGTTGATGAACCGAGCGAAGCCCCTGACGGAAGAGGACGAGGAATTTCTTGCCGGCGTTTCGGTACATGTCGGCCTGGCGCTAGAAAATGCCCAGTTGCATCGCGAGATTGTCGAAAAGCGCAAGATGGAGCAGGAACTGGTTCTTGCCCGCGAGATACAGCAGAATTTTTATCCGAATATCCCTGCCAGCTACGGTGGAGTTGAGATTTGCGCCTCCAGCGAAATGTGTGAGGCCGTCGGCGGAGACTATCTCGGTTACTTTCCGATGGAGGACGGGCGGTTTCTTGTACTCCTCGGAGACGTCGCCGGGAAGGGAATCGGGGCCGCGCTCGTCATGTCGTCCTTACACGCGGCGTGTCGTGCCCTTGTCCGCCACGTGCACGCCATCGAAGATGTGACGGCCATCCTGAATGAAACCTTCGTCGAAACAACCGGTGCCGGGGTTTTTGTGACCATGCTGATCATGCTTGTGGACCCTGTCGGCCGCCGGGTCCATTACATCCGGGCCGGCCACAATCCTCCACTGATGGTCTCGGGGGCAGGTGTTACAACGCTGTTCGACGGGGGCGGCGCGCCGCCGGTGGGTTTGTTTTCCAGGCTGAAGTTCAAACGCGAGATTTCGATGGTGGACACTGGAGCCGTGCTGGTCGTCTATACGGATGGCGTCAGTGAAGCCGAAAACGAGCAGGACGAACAATTTGGAGTCGACCGTCTGGTCGAGGTTGTGAGCTCCTCACGGCGCTCTTCAGCCAGCGCCATTCATGAAAATATTCGCGGGGCGCTGAAGGAATTTGTCGGGGATGAACCGACCCACGACGACAGCACCCTGATCGTTCTGAAATTCGGATAA
- a CDS encoding tetratricopeptide repeat protein, translating to MPARASSPKAESKPKRSAPVRPGFDSAIPHLLVLVAITVIAYANGMNGKFVFDDQQIVMQPNLMNVHKLADAFAIGTGWRQLLFFTYGLNYYFSGVETFSYHLVNLVLHVINVVLVYWIILAALRGELRARFAAFAGAAVFAVHPLFSAAVTYIAGRSSELCGTFYFASILLFFKALDSARRDLRVLCFALAGVSGLLAWQAKQEAITLPLFLAAVVFLRTEKKDWRWIAALGAIPFVTVIVVRDQIRAIYATVGGNQILVNAGFDKVLPAGTYFRTYATAVVSYFFPRFVAPVALSADPKIPAVDHWYSPEFLFSVAIFGVLAWMALRFYRSAPLLSLGLTALLVSPIAAYAVIPLADVVLEHRAYIPGLGVAFLFAWAFQWLASNYKNLGWPAMIAILVTFTVMTNSRNNVYANNIALWEDAVAKAPDKARPHFNLGQAYQDSQHLPEAVREYQAALAIKPDIQAAYSNIAAIYLDHGELDKAEEVLRKVTTLAPDFTEGFINLAVLYIRKREPDKAIASVNRALEINPDSFAAHYNKGEALSQKGDFKAALESYKRAVYLRPDMTSFKLTLGAAYDRAGERGSAQKVFEELTSTPLAPDAYRSLGTLYNEEGQFDEAVLSLERAVQLRPSFPDAYHELGVTYLRKQMLDAAIREFRTTLEQQPDHIAATLNLAMVEQMKGDIPAARQPLQEYLRRYGATNSPYVAQVRKRLALLH from the coding sequence ATGCCAGCACGCGCAAGCTCACCGAAAGCTGAATCAAAGCCCAAACGCAGTGCTCCCGTGCGTCCGGGATTCGACAGCGCGATTCCGCATCTTCTCGTCCTGGTCGCAATAACAGTCATTGCGTATGCGAACGGCATGAACGGCAAGTTCGTGTTCGATGATCAGCAGATCGTCATGCAGCCCAATCTGATGAATGTGCATAAGCTTGCGGACGCGTTTGCCATCGGGACGGGCTGGCGGCAGCTGCTGTTTTTCACTTACGGTCTGAATTATTACTTCAGCGGCGTGGAGACGTTCAGCTACCACCTCGTCAACCTGGTTTTGCACGTCATCAATGTCGTGCTTGTTTACTGGATTATTCTCGCCGCCTTGCGCGGCGAGCTGCGGGCGCGCTTTGCTGCCTTCGCTGGAGCGGCTGTGTTTGCGGTACATCCGTTGTTTTCAGCGGCAGTCACTTACATCGCGGGACGGTCGTCCGAATTGTGCGGGACATTCTACTTCGCATCGATTCTGCTGTTCTTCAAGGCACTGGATTCGGCGCGGCGCGATCTGCGCGTTCTTTGTTTTGCGCTTGCCGGAGTTTCGGGGCTTCTGGCGTGGCAGGCCAAGCAGGAGGCCATCACGCTCCCGCTGTTTCTGGCGGCGGTGGTTTTCCTTCGCACTGAAAAGAAAGATTGGCGATGGATTGCGGCGCTTGGCGCGATTCCATTCGTGACCGTGATCGTGGTCCGGGATCAGATCAGGGCGATCTATGCGACTGTGGGAGGAAACCAGATTCTGGTCAATGCCGGCTTTGACAAGGTGCTGCCGGCGGGGACCTACTTCCGCACGTACGCCACGGCGGTCGTCAGCTATTTTTTTCCGCGTTTTGTCGCGCCTGTTGCCCTGAGTGCCGATCCGAAGATACCGGCTGTCGATCATTGGTACAGCCCGGAATTTCTTTTTTCGGTTGCGATCTTCGGAGTTCTGGCCTGGATGGCGCTGCGTTTTTACCGGAGCGCTCCGCTCCTGTCGCTGGGTCTTACCGCTTTGCTCGTCTCTCCGATCGCAGCATACGCCGTGATTCCGCTTGCGGATGTTGTCCTCGAACACCGGGCGTATATCCCCGGCCTGGGAGTCGCATTCCTGTTTGCATGGGCCTTTCAATGGCTCGCGAGCAACTACAAAAACCTGGGCTGGCCCGCAATGATTGCGATCCTTGTCACCTTTACAGTAATGACAAATTCCCGGAACAACGTCTATGCCAACAACATTGCGCTTTGGGAGGATGCGGTTGCGAAAGCGCCTGACAAGGCCCGGCCGCACTTCAATCTCGGACAAGCCTACCAGGACTCTCAACATCTGCCTGAAGCCGTCCGGGAGTACCAGGCAGCCTTGGCCATAAAGCCGGACATTCAGGCGGCCTATTCGAATATTGCAGCGATCTACCTGGATCACGGGGAGTTGGATAAAGCCGAAGAAGTCCTAAGGAAAGTGACCACACTGGCGCCCGACTTCACGGAGGGTTTTATTAACCTCGCTGTTTTATATATTCGGAAACGCGAGCCGGATAAGGCGATTGCGTCTGTGAACCGCGCGCTAGAAATCAACCCGGATTCATTTGCGGCTCATTACAACAAAGGCGAAGCGCTCAGCCAGAAGGGCGACTTCAAAGCCGCCCTCGAGAGCTATAAACGAGCAGTCTATCTTCGTCCCGATATGACCTCGTTCAAACTGACGCTCGGTGCGGCGTACGACCGGGCGGGGGAACGCGGCAGCGCTCAAAAAGTATTCGAGGAGTTGACCAGCACTCCGCTCGCGCCGGATGCCTATCGCAGTCTGGGTACACTTTATAACGAGGAAGGGCAGTTCGACGAAGCGGTTTTGAGCCTCGAACGGGCCGTTCAGTTGAGGCCATCGTTTCCGGATGCCTACCACGAACTCGGTGTGACCTACCTTCGTAAACAGATGCTGGATGCGGCCATCCGTGAATTCCGCACCACTCTCGAGCAGCAGCCGGACCATATCGCTGCGACTTTGAACCTGGCAATGGTGGAGCAAATGAAGGGCGATATCCCGGCCGCCAGGCAGCCGCTCCAGGAATACCTTCGGCGCTATGGCGCCACGAACTCGCCTTATGTCGCGCAGGTGCGGAAGAGACTCGCTTTACTGCACTGA